A genomic stretch from Halichoerus grypus chromosome 7, mHalGry1.hap1.1, whole genome shotgun sequence includes:
- the MARVELD1 gene encoding MARVEL domain-containing protein 1: protein MLPPPPRQPPPQARAVRGAVRLHRAFLRGPLGVLRLLQLLAGAAFWITIATSRYQGPVHFALFVSVLFWLLTLGLYFLTLLGKHELVPVLGSRWLVVNVAHDLLAAALYGAATGIMISQTQSHSYCNLKDYQMACAYHAFLAAAVCGGLCLGLYLLSALYGCCRRYQGEQEVA, encoded by the coding sequence ATGCTCCCGCCGCCCCCGCGCCAGCCGCCGCCCCAGGCGCGCGCGGTCCGCGGGGCGGTGCGCCTGCACAGGGCCTTCCTGCGCGGCCCGCTGGGCGTGCTGCGGCTGCTGCAGCTGCTGGCCGGCGCCGCTTTCTGGATCACCATCGCCACGAGCAGGTACCAGGGCCCCGTGCACTTCGCGCTCTTCGTGTCCGTGCTCTTCTGGCTGCTGACCCTGGGCCTCTACTTCCTCACGCTGCTGGGCAAGCACGAGCTGGTGCCCGTGCTGGGTTCGCGCTGGCTCGTGGTCAACGTGGCGCACGACCTGCTGGCGGCCGCGCTCTACGGCGCCGCGACGGGCATCATGATCTCGCAGACCCAGAGCCACAGCTACTGCAACCTCAAGGATTACCAGATGGCCTGCGCCTACCACGCCTTCCTGGCGGCCGCCGTCTGCGGAGGCCTCTGCCTCGGCCTCTACCTGCTCTCGGCCCTCTACGGCTGCTGCCGCCGCTaccagggggagcaggaggtggCGTGA